One part of the Panthera leo isolate Ple1 chromosome D4, P.leo_Ple1_pat1.1, whole genome shotgun sequence genome encodes these proteins:
- the AK1 gene encoding adenylate kinase isoenzyme 1 isoform X2 yields MEEKLKKTKIIFVVGGPGSGKGTQCEKIVQKYGYTHLSTGDLLRAEVSSGSARGKMLSEIMEKGQLVPLETVLDMLRDAMVAKVDTSKGFLIDGYPREVQQGEEFERKIGQPTLLLYVDAGPETMTQRLLKRGETSGRVDDNEETIKKRLETYYKATEPVIAFYEKRGIVRKVNAEGSVDNVFSQVCIHLDALK; encoded by the exons AGAAGCTGAAGAAAACCAAGATCATCTTTGTGGTGG GAGGGCCCGGCTCGGGGAAGGGCACCCAGTGTGAGAAGATTGTCCAGAAGTACGGCTACACCCACCTCTCCACCGGGGACCTCCTGCGGGCCGAGGTCAGCTCGGGCTCGGCCAGGGGCAAGATGCTGTCGGAAATCATGGAGAAGGGACAGCTGGTGCCACTG GAGACAGTGTTGGACATGCTCCGAGATGCCATGGTGGCCAAGGTAGATACTTCCAAAGGCTTCCTGATCGATGGCTACCCTCGGGAAGTACAGCAGGGAGAGGAGTTTGAGCGGAAG ATCGGACAGCCCACGCTGCTGCTGTATGTGGACGCAGgccctgagaccatgacccagCGGCTCCTGAAGCGCGGAGAGACCAGCGGGCGTGTGGATGACAATGAGGAGACCATCAAGAAGCGACTAGAGACCTACTACAAGGCCACGGAACCTGTCATCGCCTTTTATGAGAAACGTGGCATCGTACGCAAG GTCAATGCCGAAGGCTCCGTGGACAATGTCTTCTCCCAAGTCTGCATCCACCTGGATGCCCTCAAGTAG
- the AK1 gene encoding adenylate kinase isoenzyme 1 isoform X1 — MGRPGVWEGKGRGHSRKGTMGACCVRNLHNTEDCKAREKLKKTKIIFVVGGPGSGKGTQCEKIVQKYGYTHLSTGDLLRAEVSSGSARGKMLSEIMEKGQLVPLETVLDMLRDAMVAKVDTSKGFLIDGYPREVQQGEEFERKIGQPTLLLYVDAGPETMTQRLLKRGETSGRVDDNEETIKKRLETYYKATEPVIAFYEKRGIVRKVNAEGSVDNVFSQVCIHLDALK, encoded by the exons ATGGGCAGGCCCGGGGTCTGGGAGGGAAAGGGTAGGGGACACAGCAGAAAGGGAACCATGGGGGCCTGCTGCGTGAGAAACCTCCACAACACAGAAGACTGTAAGGCCAGAG AGAAGCTGAAGAAAACCAAGATCATCTTTGTGGTGG GAGGGCCCGGCTCGGGGAAGGGCACCCAGTGTGAGAAGATTGTCCAGAAGTACGGCTACACCCACCTCTCCACCGGGGACCTCCTGCGGGCCGAGGTCAGCTCGGGCTCGGCCAGGGGCAAGATGCTGTCGGAAATCATGGAGAAGGGACAGCTGGTGCCACTG GAGACAGTGTTGGACATGCTCCGAGATGCCATGGTGGCCAAGGTAGATACTTCCAAAGGCTTCCTGATCGATGGCTACCCTCGGGAAGTACAGCAGGGAGAGGAGTTTGAGCGGAAG ATCGGACAGCCCACGCTGCTGCTGTATGTGGACGCAGgccctgagaccatgacccagCGGCTCCTGAAGCGCGGAGAGACCAGCGGGCGTGTGGATGACAATGAGGAGACCATCAAGAAGCGACTAGAGACCTACTACAAGGCCACGGAACCTGTCATCGCCTTTTATGAGAAACGTGGCATCGTACGCAAG GTCAATGCCGAAGGCTCCGTGGACAATGTCTTCTCCCAAGTCTGCATCCACCTGGATGCCCTCAAGTAG